From one Triticum urartu cultivar G1812 chromosome 3, Tu2.1, whole genome shotgun sequence genomic stretch:
- the LOC125545272 gene encoding ultraviolet-B receptor UVR8 isoform X1 has product MNGGGGGGGGGGEVGFVGGGGEEEEMDEDGAREAGKEQVVLMWGYLPGVSPQRSPLLGPVPVRLPLAAAGDAWRDVCGGGCGFAMAISESGKLLTWGSTDDMGQSYVTAGKHEETPEAFPLPSDVAIARADAGWAHCVAITDEGVVYTWGWKECVPTGRVIADQASVGTLEKDERQSAIANNQGNSIAVSPRSQASRTSSGAASGPSESRGTEDSTKRRRLSSAKQGNDSSTSGDENLSAPPCVVTFNTGVKITAVAAGGRHTLALSDFGQVWGWGYGGEGQLGLGSRIRTVSSPHPIPCIESTSYGKDRLSAMKGNKNAEGQINKATGNRVTAIACGGRHSVVVTDSGALLAFGWGLYGQCGQGNTDDVLSPTCVSAILGVKMQDVAAGLWHTVSISADGDVYSFGGNQFGQLGIGSDQAETIPKLVDAPSLENKNARSVSCGARHSAIITDEGEVFCWGWNKYGQLGLGDSMDRNVPCIVPVDEYHPLNVSCGWWHTLVLAESPT; this is encoded by the exons atgaacggcggcggcggcggaggaggaggaggaggggaggtggGCTTCGTGGGGggcggcggggaggaggaggagatggacGAGGACGGCGCGCGGGAGGCGGGGAAGGAGCAGGTCGTGCTGATGTGGGGCTACCTCCCCGGCGTCTCGCCGCAGCGCTCGCCGCTGCTGGGCCCCGTGCCCGTCAGGCTGCCCctggcggcggccggcgacgcgTGGAGGGATGTCTGCGGCGGCGGGTGCGGCTTCGCCATGGCCATCTCCG AGTCTGGAAAACTCCTCACCTGGGGCTCTACTGACGATATGGGTCAAAGTTATGTGACGGCTGGGAAGCACGAG GAGACTCCAGAGGCTTTTCCTCTTCCTAGTGATGTTGCGATAGCGAGGGCTGATGCTGGGTGGGCTCATTGTGTTGCAATAACCG ATGAAGGGGTTGTCTATACATGGGGTTGGAAAGAATGTGTTCCGACTGGAAGGGTCATTGCAGATCAAGCTTCAGTTGGAACTTTGGAGAAGGATGAAAGACAGAGCGCAATTGCCAACAACCAAG GCAACTCCATTGCAGTGAGCCCCAGGTCACAGGCGTCTAGGACAAGCAGTGGAGCAGCATCTGGTCCTTCTGAAAGTAGAGGTACCGAGGATAGCACCAAGAGGCGACGGTTGTCTTCAGCTAAACAAGGAAATGACAGTTCGACATCTGGTGATGAAAACCTTTCTGCACCACCTTGTGTTGTGACATTTAATACTGGGGTGAAAATAACGGCAGTAGCTGCTGGTGGTCGCCATACATTAGCATTATCAG ATTTTGGTCAGGTATGGGGTTGGGGATATGGAGGAGAAGGGCAACTGGGTCTGGGGTCCAGAATTCGTACAGTTTCCTCCCCTCACCCTATACCTTGCATTGAATCAACATCGTATGGCAAGGATCGGCTATCAGCTATGAAAGGCAACAAAAACGCTGAAGGGCAAATTAATAAAGCAACAGGAAATCGTGTGACGGCCATTGCGTGTGGAGGCCGCCATAGTGTTGTGGTAACGG ATTCAGGAGCACTTCTTGCATTTGGGTGGGGACTGTACGGGCAG TGTGGACAGGGGAATACAGATGATGTGTTGAGCCCAACATGTGTATCAGCTATTCTGGGAGTCAAGATGCAAGATGTTGCCGCAGGGTTATGGCATACAGTATCCATATCTGCAGATGGTGATGTCTATTCGTTTGGAGGCAACCAGTTCGGGCAGCTGGGGATTGGTTCTGATCAAGCTGAG ACTATACCAAAACTGGTAGATGCCCCCAGCTTGGAAAATAAGAATGCAAGATCAGTGTCTTGTGGAGCTCGTCATAGTGCAATAATAACAG ATGAGGGCGAAGTCTTCTGCTGGGGATGGAACAAGTACGGCCAG TTGGGCCTCGGCGATTCCATGGACAGAAACGTGCCCTGCATCGTACCTGTGGACGAGTACCACCCGCTGAACGTGTCGTGCGGCTGGTGGCACACCTTAGTGCTCGCGGAGTCCCCGACGTGA
- the LOC125545272 gene encoding ultraviolet-B receptor UVR8 isoform X2, protein MNGGGGGGGGGGEVGFVGGGGEEEEMDEDGAREAGKEQVVLMWGYLPGVSPQRSPLLGPVPVRLPLAAAGDAWRDVCGGGCGFAMAISESGKLLTWGSTDDMGQSYVTAGKHEETPEAFPLPSDVAIARADAGWAHCVAITDEGVVYTWGWKECVPTGRVIADQASVGTLEKDERQSAIANNQVSPRSQASRTSSGAASGPSESRGTEDSTKRRRLSSAKQGNDSSTSGDENLSAPPCVVTFNTGVKITAVAAGGRHTLALSDFGQVWGWGYGGEGQLGLGSRIRTVSSPHPIPCIESTSYGKDRLSAMKGNKNAEGQINKATGNRVTAIACGGRHSVVVTDSGALLAFGWGLYGQCGQGNTDDVLSPTCVSAILGVKMQDVAAGLWHTVSISADGDVYSFGGNQFGQLGIGSDQAETIPKLVDAPSLENKNARSVSCGARHSAIITDEGEVFCWGWNKYGQLGLGDSMDRNVPCIVPVDEYHPLNVSCGWWHTLVLAESPT, encoded by the exons atgaacggcggcggcggcggaggaggaggaggaggggaggtggGCTTCGTGGGGggcggcggggaggaggaggagatggacGAGGACGGCGCGCGGGAGGCGGGGAAGGAGCAGGTCGTGCTGATGTGGGGCTACCTCCCCGGCGTCTCGCCGCAGCGCTCGCCGCTGCTGGGCCCCGTGCCCGTCAGGCTGCCCctggcggcggccggcgacgcgTGGAGGGATGTCTGCGGCGGCGGGTGCGGCTTCGCCATGGCCATCTCCG AGTCTGGAAAACTCCTCACCTGGGGCTCTACTGACGATATGGGTCAAAGTTATGTGACGGCTGGGAAGCACGAG GAGACTCCAGAGGCTTTTCCTCTTCCTAGTGATGTTGCGATAGCGAGGGCTGATGCTGGGTGGGCTCATTGTGTTGCAATAACCG ATGAAGGGGTTGTCTATACATGGGGTTGGAAAGAATGTGTTCCGACTGGAAGGGTCATTGCAGATCAAGCTTCAGTTGGAACTTTGGAGAAGGATGAAAGACAGAGCGCAATTGCCAACAACCAAG TGAGCCCCAGGTCACAGGCGTCTAGGACAAGCAGTGGAGCAGCATCTGGTCCTTCTGAAAGTAGAGGTACCGAGGATAGCACCAAGAGGCGACGGTTGTCTTCAGCTAAACAAGGAAATGACAGTTCGACATCTGGTGATGAAAACCTTTCTGCACCACCTTGTGTTGTGACATTTAATACTGGGGTGAAAATAACGGCAGTAGCTGCTGGTGGTCGCCATACATTAGCATTATCAG ATTTTGGTCAGGTATGGGGTTGGGGATATGGAGGAGAAGGGCAACTGGGTCTGGGGTCCAGAATTCGTACAGTTTCCTCCCCTCACCCTATACCTTGCATTGAATCAACATCGTATGGCAAGGATCGGCTATCAGCTATGAAAGGCAACAAAAACGCTGAAGGGCAAATTAATAAAGCAACAGGAAATCGTGTGACGGCCATTGCGTGTGGAGGCCGCCATAGTGTTGTGGTAACGG ATTCAGGAGCACTTCTTGCATTTGGGTGGGGACTGTACGGGCAG TGTGGACAGGGGAATACAGATGATGTGTTGAGCCCAACATGTGTATCAGCTATTCTGGGAGTCAAGATGCAAGATGTTGCCGCAGGGTTATGGCATACAGTATCCATATCTGCAGATGGTGATGTCTATTCGTTTGGAGGCAACCAGTTCGGGCAGCTGGGGATTGGTTCTGATCAAGCTGAG ACTATACCAAAACTGGTAGATGCCCCCAGCTTGGAAAATAAGAATGCAAGATCAGTGTCTTGTGGAGCTCGTCATAGTGCAATAATAACAG ATGAGGGCGAAGTCTTCTGCTGGGGATGGAACAAGTACGGCCAG TTGGGCCTCGGCGATTCCATGGACAGAAACGTGCCCTGCATCGTACCTGTGGACGAGTACCACCCGCTGAACGTGTCGTGCGGCTGGTGGCACACCTTAGTGCTCGCGGAGTCCCCGACGTGA